In Dermochelys coriacea isolate rDerCor1 chromosome 4, rDerCor1.pri.v4, whole genome shotgun sequence, the sequence CAAACTTTTGATCCAAAACAATGCAGacatctggtctacactacttTCACTTAGGAGTGTCCTCCATATTGATGACACTGTCAGAGAAGTTTTTTGCAGTTCATTACAGTTTGAAGCAACCTCAaaagccattgatttcagtgcatgtTTCAATGTCATTAATATTGGGTTTGATTTTGACCTCACACCAGCATtactcattgaagtcagttgttATGCCAGTTTACAGCTAGTACAATTGAGATCAAATTCTGGCTCAGTCtgctttaaatacataaaaacaatgaaagtgcctaaaaaataacttttaaagccACGTTCTTGTGGATTTATCTGCCTACTTTGGGTAAGTCTGAATTTCATAGGAGCTTCTAAATTAGAATAGAGCAGATTTgagagatttttttgttgttgtttttttaggaAATGTGCACTGTTGAAGAACCCAATGAAGAGTTCACATCTAGACATAGCTTAGAATGGAAGTTCCTATTCTTGGATCACAGGTGCCATTCCTTATAATAAAGTAGTACATAGTAGCATTCTGGCTGTAATCTTTAGAATACTCTAACCAGCACTGACTATTAATAATCTGAGTTGggatgtttgttttattttggagaaCATATTGTAAAAATGAACTAGAATAAGactgattttattgtttttatatgtaaAAGTAAAGTAACATTAACTTCTGTATTAACTAGGGCACCTCCAATAATAGGCTATTTACCATTTGAAGTTCTGGGGACATCGGGCTATGATTACTATCATGTAGATGACCTAGAAAATCTGGCAAAATGTCATGAACACTGTAAGTAAATGTCAAAACTCTGTGCTACAAAAACCATATTCAATTAAACATCTGTACGCTATATGAAAGTCTTGTTAATTATACTGAATTGTGTGGAGAGGGCAGGATAGGTACAGAAATCCTGCTTTACTCAAGTGATACTTTTTGTGGCAAGACCACAGTTTTGTGCTGCAAAATGCTTGTGGTTCATTTATATACAGGCGCCTGAGACGTGGTCTCATACCACAGCCATCTAATATAAAGAAATTACAAATTCATAGCTGCTGTAGCTGAAAAAATTTGTAATATAACTTATTAAAAAGCCTTCTCTTCCATTGTGTGTAGTACTTGAAATAGTAGTTCCTCTTTTTAGTCATTGTCCTAGTGTCAGTCAAATTCAGGTGAAGATCTTTTAGATTAGATTTActgaataatataaataattgaaTTACTATTGCATCACAGAATTCACATAACATGTGAAAGCAAAGAAGTCTTATTCTTTTTTATCTTCTAGTAATGCAATACGGGAAAGGGAAGTCATGTTATTACAGGTTCCTGACAAAGGGGCAGCAATGGATTTGGCTACAAACACATTACTATATTACTTATCATCAGTGGAATTCCAGGCCAGAGTTTATTGTCTGTACACACACTGTAGTAAGGTAAcagttgttttttattattttagagaAGCTCTCTGAATTGGCAACTGTATTGCTGATGTTTTTAAAGCATTGGAAAGATTTTAACTAATAGTAATTTGCAAAGACATTGTAATGCCTCCTGTGTGTTTATACCCTTTATTCCATGAGCAAAACAGCATGTCTGAGGAGGTCACATTTTAAGacattattgtaaaaaaaaaaatttagacgAGGTATAAGAAATGTGGTTTGTTCTTTTTATAGTTATGCAGAAGTTCGAGCAGAAAGACGGCGAGAACTTGGTATTGAAGAGTCTCTTCCAGAGATAGCAGCAAATAAAGTGAGcttcctaacttttttttatttatatagtccCTTTGTACTGCTGtatgtttgatttatttatttttttaatcagaaggTAGGAAAGTTTTTGTCCTTTGCTGCTACAGCTAATGTAATGCTTTTTAGCTATGAATTATTATCTCCTGCCTAAGAAGATGTAGGAAAGGTGACTGCTTCACAACATGCCATCTTGGAgttcttctttattatttttaggtTTATTATATGTATTCCAGTAGCATACAGAGGCCCCAGTTAGGATTGGGGACCATAGTGTTAAATACAAACACAAAGATTGATGTAGTCCCTTCCATCTGAAAAAACAAGGAACAGAtaagggaggaagagggagggaaatcAGCAGAAGGGGACAGCATAGCTCCATCACACGGCTTCCACCCACTTCTCAGGAGCATCCAGAAGACTTTCTGGATGAATACCCTCCTGTTGAGACTCTGAAGGTGTTCAGGATATTGGGTCTCAGAAAGGTAAGTCAGGGTCAGACACTCATGATGTGCTCCCTTGGTAGTCTGGCAAATTTCCAAGTGGAAATATGCTGCTTATGGCACAACTAACTATGCCTGCATGGCTTCTCGCTCCTCCAAGAAAGGAAGAGCACACAGGAGCAGGAAGCGAGTTACGTtgctggagggggaaggaagtCTGTGCAGCAACACAGGACGGGTGTAGAACTCAGAGTTGCAGGATTTGCCTGCACATCTTTGGACTCTGGGTTTTCATGGCTTTGTCTCTCCTTTCTTTACAAACCCCGTAAATGGAAACTCCATAAACTTGTAGAGTATAAAAGGacatattttttttctgcagttttatcTGTCAGAGGTTTGATTGGCCCAGATGTTTGTTTAATTTGCTAAGCTGTGTTTgccaactgaaatatttattgtCTATGTGCTGAACCatcaaataaaatcatttttattcgTACCCTTTCAGAATCAGGACTCCGGATCTGATAATCATATAAACACGGTCAGCCTCAAAGAAGCATTGGAAAGATTTGATCACAGCGGTACACCTTCTGCTTCCTCCAGGAGTTCGAGGAAGTCTTCTCATACGGCAGTCTCAGATCCTTCATGTAAGTGCTAACCATTGAAAACATAATTGCCTTATTAGGGGAGACTCTATCTGTCCTTTTTTGCTGTGTTTTTAttgaaataatgcattttaaaacttttaaaatactttattaatATAGCTGAATGAAACACTGAATTTAAAAATGTCCCCCTCAATGGCTTAACTAATGGTAGTGCAGCAGCCTGATAGTACCAGGTTTATCCAGAGAGTTCTACATTTAAATGTTGCCCACTAGAGACCCATTTAAAACAtctgatattaaaataaaatcttatttcatACTATCAGACCATTACAACTGATAGAAATGTACTTCTGAAAAATGTGCCTGAAGCTTTTGCTCacgcaaaactccctttgatatTTTTGTGTATGGAGTTATAGGATCTGGCTTATTAttaacaaaatgtgttttcacttttacatTGATCATCATTAGCAACGCCAACAAAGATGACAATGGACACTAGCACTCCTCCAAGACAAAACTTACCTGGGCATGAAAAGACTGCACCAAGGAGGTCATCACTTAGTAGTCAGGTAACTCTTCAGAGGAGGGTTTCTGTGTAAAATCCATTTATTTCACttgtaaatgaaaatgtttgaatcTGCAGtaaactttttacatttttttccttaaagcatAGAGTTTGAACTGGAAGTGAAAACATTTTCAGTCTGGGTACTTGATAACCAAGATTGCATGATCAAGGTTACTTACACAAATGCTTATGCGTGTGTTTAATTTTACATGTTAAACTAACTGTGACTACTcatatagttagggccctaccaaattcatggtccatttaggccaatttcatggtcataggatttttaaaatagtcaatttaatggtttcagatgtttacatctgaaatttcagtgttgtaactgtgggggtcctgacccaaaagggggtcatgGGGAGGGGATCGTGggattgtcacccttacttctatgctgctgctggcaggggcgctgccttcagaactgggcagccagagagaagcagctgccgactgggagcccagctctaaaGCCAGCGCTGCCGTCAGTAGCAGCACAGATTTGAGAGTCGCAGGGTATGGAGGGGGCTGTCACTTttggagggagcagggctggccttatgggAGAGCAACTGCTCAGGGCCCTGTGGTCAGGGGGGCACtgttcttcccacacacacacagccagctcAAGGTCCCTTTAGCCCCCAAGCACTGCgcctggagctggggaggggcaggactgggggcaCCACTGCTGGGGTCTCCTACCACgcaccaggctccagctgctagtcctagTGGAGCTGGGGAgtgacaggacttcctcttcctcttcctgaggccaggtcagacccacctccaggagtgtgccacccttactttggcactgccttcagagctggactacTAGCCAGCAGCTGTGGAGCTTCCTGAAGCCAGGGGAggttcctggaggtgggtctgacccagccgtGTGGGtggcccctgcaggggaagaggaaatcccagcccagccaggaccaCCATCTGGAGCCCAGCGCACAGTAGGAGCCCCCCTTCCCTACAGTAGCCAGATTTCATTGGGGAAATCAGATTTCATGGTTCATGATGCATTTTTCGTGGCTGTGAATTTGTTAGGACCCTACAtatagttaagcatgtgtgtcatTGGGTGACCGTCTCCCATGACCCCATCTCAGTGTCGCCTTTCAAGTGGCTTCTGGAGTAACTCTCAAACACTTTTGTCTATTCATACGCCTCCTCGGGGTCTagtttattaaattaataaacattcaaaataaagttcTCAGGTCCTTCCTTAAGTTCATTGGTTTACCCCATTATCAGGTCACTTCCAGATCTTTCCTGCTTGTAGTCTCACTCCCCAAGTTCCAGGTTTCTCTGGGGGAGCCTACTTGTTCCCAGCAGCCTCTGTAGTGCATTCTAGTCTCCCTGAGAATTCTTGCTCTTCAGCTTCCTGCTCCATTTTTGTAGGTGAATGAGCTGGTCCTTGCTCAGGTGTTCTTCCTTATTAACTAGGGTTGACTGTCTCCAGACCTCTAGCCCTTAAAGGGCCAAGTCATGCATTTTACAATGTTACAACATGCATAAATCTGTGCTTTCTTTCTCATACAATTTTTCATAAACTAGGTATAACCCATCCAATAATAAAGTTATGGAATAGTTTCATATAGTTCCTGAAATCCTGATAATATTAGAAAATCCCATACATGCCCTCTGCTATGAGCTGTTCATTGACTGATTTGAGGCAGGTTTATTGTTTAGTTTGAGATGATTTATAAGAGGAATAAAAGAATGCTGTCaacttaaaaatgtttgaaaacaagTATCTTTACTTACTAACACCACCTTTCAATTATTACAGGTTTAAAATTCCTGTTTCCCTTTCACTATTcgtattctttatttatttctgaCATATATCATAACTTGAACAAAGATACCCCATGTAACCACTTGTACCTGGATGTTCACAGTGCTGCAATATTTCGGTTTCAAACATCGCAGGGGACATTTACTTGCTTAAAGACTATTATCCccttgaaatattaaaaataaatgtagataCATTTCTGTTGATCTTGTGTTTATATAAAAGTGTGTTTTAACAAAATGTACTGTTGTGCCATCTTGGAATTGACAGTTTctcttaaataatttaattatatcTAGCATGAGACGAGTTCTGTTGGATAATTATGGTATGCTTTTAAATCTTAGTCCTTAAATGCCCAGTCAGTTGGACAACCATTAGCACAGCCAATGATGTCTCAACCTGCAACATTACAAATCCAGCCAGGCATGTCCCAGGTATGGATTAGTTTTGTATATTTACTGATAGGCTCTTTCAGCAAATAATCCCATTTAGGAATAGGGCATTAAGGACTTTCTCATAAACTGAACTGTGTGATGGAAGTTTATTTTATGCAGTCATCTTTACTTGCATTCTGTCTTCTGCCTAATTAAGATAAACTTCTCCCTAAATAAGTGTAACAATTGATTTTTAGCCAATTTTGCTGGATGCAAATTGTTGTTGCAGTTTATTTAGTACAAACTTGTACTGATTTGCTAATGACACAAATCTTTCACAAATTGTCAATGTTAGAagttaaaatctgttttaaaaatccagccctaAGTATAAAATCAGATTAATATTGAATTCGTGCTctggtgggaaggaggggagatgCACAATGTATTGGCATGGCAATGGGGATCTATAATAGTCTACATGGCTTTTGTCCTGGTTATCTAAGAGACCGTATCCTCCATGCCCTGTCCGGAACAGTTGAAGTCAACTGAGGCTGACGGTCCCTAGAAATATACAGCTGAGTTTTTATGTCTTCAAGTTACATTGTAAACCCATCTAATTGCTCAGGCTTTTTGCTGAGAGGTTGACCTGTGTGCAGGGCAGTTGTGTgttggtgtgtgttttttgtttgtttgggttattTTGTTCAGGAGTTCTCTGACACATACATTTAATGTTTAATCCCAGAACTTTTCGCAACTAAGTAATTGTGCCTAGAGTAATGCTCCCCAAACTGTTGGATGTGTCccttcctggggtgggggaggaggtgcgGGGTGCATGGTGGGGCCCTGCATGGGGGCTGGAGATGGAGCACCACCAGCCCTACTCTGCCCCCAGACCAGCTTCtatcccagccacagctccactctgcccccagaccagttccagccccagccacagctccgctCCTCCCCCTGCTTCACCCCCAACCCAACTCTGGCCCCAGCTGCAactccactctgcctcctgccctgcccataGCCCAGCTTCAAcctcagccacagctccactccgcccccATCTCTAGCCCCAGATGCAGTTCCACTCCGTCCCATGCTcttcccccagctcagctctgccttCATTCCATCTCCACCCCGTGCCAGCTCCCCTCAAGCCCCAGCTccgccccatccccagttctgcccccagctccaccttcaggccagcctcctctgctgagccaactgtggaGTAATGGAGGGGGGcacagacagattccattactggtaagggggatcacgagaggaaaagtttgggcaccactggccTAGAGATTGTAATAGACAACAAGTGTAGCAAGTTACTAGATAGGGCTCGGTTCCCATTGCTACTATGAAGGgatgatttaccttttgtaggTCAAGTTTGTCTGTTTCTGATTCAAACTCTTCTAACCTATACATGGCTCTGCAGCCTATGTTTCAGTTTTCAGCCCAATTGGGAGCCATGCAGCACCTAAAGGACCAGCTGGAGCAAAGAACACGAATGATAGAGGCAAATATTCATCGGCAGCAAGAAGAGTTGCGTAAGATTCAAGAACAGCTTCAAATGGTCCATGGTCAAGGGCTTCAGGTGAGTTACAGTTGGATTAACACTGACTTTTTGGTAAGGACTTAAATGACTTTCTACATGCTGAACTCCACCAATCTAGTCAAAATGGATAATATTGGGAAAGCCCTGCCTTACAGATCATTGCTACAGACTGTCAATTTCCAGGGAAGAAATTATGTATAGTATTCCGGATCTGTCAGttataaaattattttcccaTCACTGCCTTCATTTCAGTAAACTACTGGAGATATTGGAAAGAGAAATGCAGTTTCTAATTCATGTTTCAAAATTTTGTACAAGCTGTCTTTGTACTTCTTTAAATGCAAATCTTAAACTAAATATGTAGGGATCTAATTCTCTTCACACCAGAGTTACACTACTCTATCTCTCTGTTAAATATTGAATGACTTAATGCAGAACGAAACTCGTGTAAGAAAGAGATTTTAATCGTGCGTTATCCATTGCTTATAGTACACTCATAAAGCCTCTGGCACCTACAGTTAAACAATATTTCTGTCTTTAATTGTTTTTCAGAGGTATTGTATGAAGAATTTTTCGTAATACTTTAAACCAtcaatagtttgttttaaaaaaactaatttgTGGATTTTCTTAAAGATGTTTTTGCAGCAGTCAACTCCTGGATTAAATTTTGGTTCTGTGCAGCTTACTTCTGGAAACTCTTCTAACATTCAGCATCTTACACCAATAAACATGCAAGGTCAAGTTGTTCAGGCTAATCAAATTCAAGGCGGAATGAATACTGGGCATATTAGTACTCAGCACATGATACAGCAACAGCCTTTGCAGAGTACAACAACACAGGTAAAGTTTGTCATTAAGTACCTATGCTAGGCAGTATAATCACGTGGAACCAAAACTGAAACCCATTATGGGCCTGCCTGATCCTACTGTGATTCAATATagaaaatttccattgaagtcaatggaaattttaaatGTGCAAGAAACACGGTATTGGCATACCCTAAATGTTTTgggttgaaatattttgttttctctttcaggaAAAGGCTTAGATTTTATAGTCTTCTCTTGATAGAAGAATTATCAAGTGTAAATGATGAGCAGTGAATAACAAGTAGTTCTTTTGGAAGGACCCATCCTCAAAAGCAGGCTTTAGCTAATCATTCTTCCTTTTCATGTGGCCTTTTCATTCAGCAGAGGAACATGTTTAAAAGTAGCAAAATGTTACTGTAAAGCCATAGAATTGGGTAGGGGACAATAAGGGCAAGTGTAATACCTGAAAATACTTTAAACTCCATTTTTTTAACTCAGATTGAAAGTtaatggtgtccctttaaaataataGTATTTGATCAGTTAAAATGTGAATATATCTTTGGAACATTTGGCTTTGAATGAATaaagaaatgtaacattttagtCAAGAATCATGTTTCTGGAGCCCTAAGGATTTCCACCCCCTACCTACTCACATTGACATATCCCTAGTTTTTTTATTCCTACCGCCCTTGAAAGCCTTTTGTCATGGTGACCTATGTTGCCTTCAGTCCCAATAAAGTGCCTTCATAGAGCTCACTAAAGCTGATTTGACTAGTGCAAAGTAACGTGCTCTCtgtcttcccctcaccccagcacTTCCAGGGACTGAGCATGCTTgcacctgcagttctgcctggccCATTATTCCACCTTTTTGTGCAGTTCTCCTAATGTTATAAGAGTTTTGGAATAGGAACATGGGACTGGGACTGAGAAACTCCTGGATCCTAATCCTGGCACTAACACTTACTCACTGCATGGCCTGGGACAAATCATTTAACCTTTGTTTGCTCATTTGTAAAAACTGGGATAATATATATTTACGTAACTCACAAAGATGTTGTAGGAAtggattaattattttttatcttgTACAGTGTTTTGAGAGTATAAAGCGTATATAAGAACATTTAGAATTGGCAATAATTAACTATTCATGTACAGCATTTTTATTTATGCCTGCAAAGCAAGCTGTGCCTTCTGTGTTTGAAAGGGGTATTTGTTTTTACAGCTGTATTCAATTAATTTGTTAATTATTTATGttattaatttatatatttttctttcttagcaTACTCAACAGAATATACTTAGTGGGCACAATCAACAGACTTCTCTTACCAATCAGTCACAGAATACGCTTTCAGCCCCCTTATATAACACTATGGTGATTTCCCAGCCAACGACAGGAAATGTGGTCCAGATTCCATCTAGTTTACCACAAAACAATAACCAGAGTGCTGCAGTAACTACTTTCACCCAGGACAGACAGATCAGGTAAATATAAAGGAGCAATGTTGATTCAGATGATTTTGCTAGAGCTCTGTGTGCTTTAGTGGTCACCGGATCTTACGGAAAAGGAGACAAAAGTTAAACCAACAATTTCATGCAGTTTTACTTAGTGTAGTCTGAGGACCAAACTTGCAAAGGGATACTCCTGTAATTCCATTAAAACTCATGGTGTTGAGGCACAGGTGGAGGGGGTGGGCCTTTGAAGGCGACATGTAGCCCATAGCATTTGAATTTCTTTAGTTTGTAGTAAGCAAAGGAAAAATTGGTTTGTCTTGAATGATCCTGTCAGTGATAAACTGGCACTTACCTAATCAAATTGATGCAGGAAAGTTCACCCAGTGTACctgaagcagatttttttttttccccaaactaaGCTGATAAAACCTTCTGACGTCTTTTTCCTTTAACAGATTTTCTCAAGGTCAGCAGCTTGTCACAAAATTGGTCACGGCCCCTGTAGCGTGTGGAGCGGTAATGGTACCAAGCACTATGTTTATGGGGCAGGTGGTGACTGCCTACCCCACTTTTGCTgcacaacagcagcagccacagaCATTATCAATaacgcagcagcagcagggtcagCAAGAGCAACAACAGCAGCTCAGTACAGTTCAGCAGTCGGCTCAAGCTCAGCTGGCGCAGCACCCGCAGCAGTTCTTGCAGGTAATGCAGCAGTGTCTAGAACTCTGTCAGATTGCACAGACTTTCCGATAGTGGTGTAAGCAGGTTCAGCCCATACTGCAAGTTTGGTGACTGAGAATGTTATTTAAATAAGCAACCTTGTTAATCTCAGACAAACGATGTGCACTGGAGGAGATGCTTTCGTAGACCTTATTTAAAGTCTCTTGCGATGTTTATTGTCAAGTTCACACATAagaactgcacttaaaaaccTGTTTCCCAGCCTGTGGGCATTAGAGTACACTAGGAGTGGGACatggagaaaaggagaaaaacaagggGGACAGGAAAAATTGTCACATGGGTCCACCTCATCTCCCCATAAACATACTGATTCTAAGTAAAGGGGCAGGCATCTCTTTGTGAACCTCTCGTTTTCCCTCCAGTTGCCATGGTGGCCCACAATGCAACAAGGTGTGAGCTGGCTCAGGAGGCAGCGTGCCATCCTAAGTGTCTTTTCTCTGCTTCTGTGTAGCTGCAGGAGCACATGCTGTCTGGGCCTCAGGGAGATGCCAGTGGATGCCTGAGCAGCAATAGCCTTCTCATGAGTAAGGAGAGAAGAAGCCACcatgggggagagaagagatttgatcagaaagaaaaggagggacgGAGGAACAGATTGAGAATAACaaaagagcaaaaaagaaaatacttactAAAAATAAGAGAAATCAAAAAAGagtgaagaggaagaaagaggaggTAGAATGGACTAGTAAAAGGAGAGGCAGCAGTGACCTTGCAGAACTAGCGTACTGGAATACGTCTCACAGGATGGCCtcaggaagaggggaaaggagacAGTTGCCAGTCCATTAAAGGGGCAATCTACTACAACAAaaactttgggaaccactgaactagacacacagtcaacctatttGGACCTGAAATTTTGCCTCCTTTTAAAGGAAGATAATCCCTTACAGCATCCCTAAATagtttgtgtatatgtatatgggCATTCTCTGAAAAGAATGCTAAAATTGCAAATTAGATTCTTGAAATGTCAAAGTTAAAGTTGGTGGGTCAACCTTAACTATACTCAGATCATTAGGGGTATGTGTTCTTATAAAGCCTTTAATTACAATTGCTGTGTATCTCTGCCTCTAACTATTGCCATAGTGCTCCTAGCATTGACATCACATACCGAGATCCAATAAATTGCTTTACAGTTAGTCAGATGCTGAAAATATTAATACTCTGAAGTTAGCTATTTTATTCTGAATGAATCTTCACTTTGTGCAATTATAAGTGAAAGTAGTCGTGGTCCTACTGATGTTTAACCTCATGTGagagttttaaaatgtaaccaGACTTGCATTTTCATAGTGTGAGCAATAAtcctcttttatttatttctttttagacATCCAGGCTACTTCATGGAAATCAATCAACTCAGCTTATTCTCTCTGCTGCTTTCCCACTACAACAAAACACTTTTACTCAATCACACCACCAGCAGCATCAATCTCAGCAGCAGCAACTCTCACGACATAGAACTGACAACATGATTGATCCTTCCAAAGTTCAGCCACAGTAGCATGGGGATTCACTTCTTCTAGAAgcaaacagcagggaggggctgctccaTAAACATTTGCACTGATGATAGTAGAGGTAGAAGTCCAAAGGCTTTATAAAGTACAGTATTGAGGTCTACTTCTAACTTCTGGGAATCTGTTTGCAGAAGAAACTACTACAAAATGTTGTGGAGGTACCTTAGGTACAAAGAGCAAAAAGATAATGGGGACATGGCCAACTTTGACAATCTTGTAGTTGTCCCAGTTTCTGTGTTCTAAAGGATGTGCTGCCACATAATAACTTGTCCAGTTCAAGTCTCAAACCGTCAGTGAATTGAAAAGGGCACTAAAAATGTTGGTATCTTTAGCAGTCCTGTAAGTTTTTATCAAATGTGACCATGGATGTGCAGTTGCTCACAATAATGCTACAAATACAGTCCAAAagacatttaaattttttcttcAGTTGATTATGGGacaagtaaatattttcaaaatgttgtgtggaaTCAGATTCTGTAttatacagatgtaaaataaTGTGTATATGTCTGGataaaaggagagagagcaaaaatattttatatgatgCATGAAAATGTAATCTTGTTGTTTGTAGGTTTGAATGTTTCCCTAAATTCTCACACCATGCTCCGACTAATATTTTCCTCTGTTCTACCCTTTTGTTTACAACATGATGCATCATAATTTTCACCCTTAATGTGGGCACAAGTCTCTTGTTTGTGCTCTGTCTGCGATGTCACAGTTTGTTCAGTGAGGTATAGTGTGCTGGTTAGTGGATTTTTTGGGGTTAAATTATTGATGAAACTGTTTGAACTGATGGTCACGCATCAGGGTTCAAGACATTCAGATTTCAGAAGTATTATCCATCATTTCACAATTATTCATTGTTTTTTGATTGAAAAATAGGAATTTGCACTGCTTTATTGTGGATGGTTTGGAATTTTACTCCCCAAAGCTATCTTTTGATATAGATCATAGTTGGAAATATTTATgtaaagggttttaaaaaaactacatgaaagtaatttttaaaaatgtcagttatAGGAGTAATTTGCACAACAATATATTTACACTTAATAACATTTTAGGCACTTTTTAACCACCTTCTCTGTGGTGAGAATTGTAACTTGTTAAAATATGTTGGAATCTTTTTATTCTCCTTAAAAAATTAGATCTTTCTTCAGACAAAACTGATTCAgggtcattttaaaacaaaaaaacaagaaaccCATAGTGCCTTGATTTTAATTCAGGTGATAAAGTTGAACATCTTGAATTATGTTGTCTTGAATCTGTTACGATTTTACAATTTTGAAGTCTTAGTATAATCTCAACAAAACGTGTTTCTACTTCATAGCTATATCTTGTTTGTGTTCATATATACAAGTATTTTAACAATCGTCTGAGTTGAGATCATGAGCATTTTTTAAAGGAGGGCCTCTCCC encodes:
- the CLOCK gene encoding circadian locomoter output cycles protein kaput isoform X2, translating into MFFTIRTHKMSSITDRDDGSIFDGLVEEDDKDKAKRVSRNKSEKKRRDQFNVLIKELGSMLPGNARKMDKSTVLQKSIDFLRKHKEITAQSDASEIRQDWKPTFLSNEEFTQLMLESDLVDQSIFNFIPEGEHSEVYKILSTHLLESDSLTQEYLKSKNQLEFCCHMLRGTIDPKEPPTYEYVKFIGNFKSLNNVPNSAHNGYEGTIQRPQRPSYEDRVCFVATVRLATPQFIKEMCTVEEPNEEFTSRHSLEWKFLFLDHRAPPIIGYLPFEVLGTSGYDYYHVDDLENLAKCHEHLMQYGKGKSCYYRFLTKGQQWIWLQTHYYITYHQWNSRPEFIVCTHTVVSYAEVRAERRRELGIEESLPEIAANKNQDSGSDNHINTVSLKEALERFDHSGTPSASSRSSRKSSHTAVSDPSSTPTKMTMDTSTPPRQNLPGHEKTAPRRSSLSSQSLNAQSVGQPLAQPMMSQPATLQIQPGMSQPMFQFSAQLGAMQHLKDQLEQRTRMIEANIHRQQEELRKIQEQLQMVHGQGLQMFLQQSTPGLNFGSVQLTSGNSSNIQHLTPINMQGQVVQANQIQGGMNTGHISTQHMIQQQPLQSTTTQHTQQNILSGHNQQTSLTNQSQNTLSAPLYNTMVISQPTTGNVVQIPSSLPQNNNQSAAVTTFTQDRQIRFSQGQQLVTKLVTAPVACGAVMVPSTMFMGQVVTAYPTFAAQQQQPQTLSITQQQQGQQEQQQQLSTVQQSAQAQLAQHPQQFLQTSRLLHGNQSTQLILSAAFPLQQNTFTQSHHQQHQSQQQQLSRHRTDNMIDPSKVQPQ
- the CLOCK gene encoding circadian locomoter output cycles protein kaput isoform X1, with translation MFFTIRTHKMSSITDRDDGSIFDGLVEEDDKDKAKRVSRNKSEKKRRDQFNVLIKELGSMLPGNARKMDKSTVLQKSIDFLRKHKEITAQSDASEIRQDWKPTFLSNEEFTQLMLEALDGFFLAIMTDGSIIYVSESVTSLLEHLPSDLVDQSIFNFIPEGEHSEVYKILSTHLLESDSLTQEYLKSKNQLEFCCHMLRGTIDPKEPPTYEYVKFIGNFKSLNNVPNSAHNGYEGTIQRPQRPSYEDRVCFVATVRLATPQFIKEMCTVEEPNEEFTSRHSLEWKFLFLDHRAPPIIGYLPFEVLGTSGYDYYHVDDLENLAKCHEHLMQYGKGKSCYYRFLTKGQQWIWLQTHYYITYHQWNSRPEFIVCTHTVVSYAEVRAERRRELGIEESLPEIAANKNQDSGSDNHINTVSLKEALERFDHSGTPSASSRSSRKSSHTAVSDPSSTPTKMTMDTSTPPRQNLPGHEKTAPRRSSLSSQSLNAQSVGQPLAQPMMSQPATLQIQPGMSQPMFQFSAQLGAMQHLKDQLEQRTRMIEANIHRQQEELRKIQEQLQMVHGQGLQMFLQQSTPGLNFGSVQLTSGNSSNIQHLTPINMQGQVVQANQIQGGMNTGHISTQHMIQQQPLQSTTTQHTQQNILSGHNQQTSLTNQSQNTLSAPLYNTMVISQPTTGNVVQIPSSLPQNNNQSAAVTTFTQDRQIRFSQGQQLVTKLVTAPVACGAVMVPSTMFMGQVVTAYPTFAAQQQQPQTLSITQQQQGQQEQQQQLSTVQQSAQAQLAQHPQQFLQTSRLLHGNQSTQLILSAAFPLQQNTFTQSHHQQHQSQQQQLSRHRTDNMIDPSKVQPQ
- the CLOCK gene encoding circadian locomoter output cycles protein kaput isoform X3 yields the protein MLPGNARKMDKSTVLQKSIDFLRKHKEITAQSDASEIRQDWKPTFLSNEEFTQLMLEALDGFFLAIMTDGSIIYVSESVTSLLEHLPSDLVDQSIFNFIPEGEHSEVYKILSTHLLESDSLTQEYLKSKNQLEFCCHMLRGTIDPKEPPTYEYVKFIGNFKSLNNVPNSAHNGYEGTIQRPQRPSYEDRVCFVATVRLATPQFIKEMCTVEEPNEEFTSRHSLEWKFLFLDHRAPPIIGYLPFEVLGTSGYDYYHVDDLENLAKCHEHLMQYGKGKSCYYRFLTKGQQWIWLQTHYYITYHQWNSRPEFIVCTHTVVSYAEVRAERRRELGIEESLPEIAANKNQDSGSDNHINTVSLKEALERFDHSGTPSASSRSSRKSSHTAVSDPSSTPTKMTMDTSTPPRQNLPGHEKTAPRRSSLSSQSLNAQSVGQPLAQPMMSQPATLQIQPGMSQPMFQFSAQLGAMQHLKDQLEQRTRMIEANIHRQQEELRKIQEQLQMVHGQGLQMFLQQSTPGLNFGSVQLTSGNSSNIQHLTPINMQGQVVQANQIQGGMNTGHISTQHMIQQQPLQSTTTQHTQQNILSGHNQQTSLTNQSQNTLSAPLYNTMVISQPTTGNVVQIPSSLPQNNNQSAAVTTFTQDRQIRFSQGQQLVTKLVTAPVACGAVMVPSTMFMGQVVTAYPTFAAQQQQPQTLSITQQQQGQQEQQQQLSTVQQSAQAQLAQHPQQFLQTSRLLHGNQSTQLILSAAFPLQQNTFTQSHHQQHQSQQQQLSRHRTDNMIDPSKVQPQ